Proteins encoded within one genomic window of Limisphaerales bacterium:
- a CDS encoding c-type cytochrome, with protein sequence MFPHKFIRFCLSVIWPLIPVVIVPKVEAAPANLSLKKGDRITLVGAGMGSRMIHYGHLETELYLRFPLKDLTIRNLCDEGNTPGFRPHPGRGQGGQYAFPGAQEMISQKLKARSGPNGHFETPDQWLTRLKTDVIIAFFGFNSSFDGAGELGRFKKELDAFLKHTLAQKYNGKSAPRLVLVSPTAVQSTKGVTDGVQQNTNLILYTEAMRAVARENNVLFVDAFSPSSQWYSAGEAHTVDGALLNGLGYRKLASLLVKALFQEENPSENLRSAVHKAVMDKNFYWQNDFKIPNGVHVYGRRYNPFGPKNYPFELKKTREMTEIRDQAIWATLKGQAFDVNAADAKTSKLPAVQSNYRPGGKNGNVNYNPGKVTQTKIQVAEGYKIELFADEGRFPDLANPVQMAFDNKGRLWVATMASYPHYRIGDPRPKDKLIIFEDTNNDGKADKQINFADDLHIPIGFEISHDGVYVSQSGSLVRYKDTNGDDRYDTREVVLSGFDDHDTHHAISAFCADPSGAFIMCEGVFLHSNVESVFGPQRGTNGGFFRYSPQRKTIIRYSQFSIPNPWGVAFDNYGQDLFLHTSGTSLSWMLPGSVKARYGANLKAPNIITSNNVRPTSGVEFVSSRHFPEEVQGDVLINNNIGFLGAKQHKIIDTDPGFTTEFRHDLFVSKDLNFRPTDLEFAPDGSLYVVDWHNALIGHMQHSARDPNRDHAHGRVYRITYPSRPLVKPAKIAGAAIPQLLENLKLHEYRSRYRTRRELRGRDADSVVKATRAWVKNLPKDADERLKLEALWVTWGAGQIDVALLKQLLGSGDHRVRSAAVRVLRFNLKQVKNHKELLTKAATDSHGRVRIEATVAASFLGKKDGLEVLAAAEPKGIAPTYKQTMDFAKGVLENTPVPPAVHRSRLQPPAHLSKAEAKLYVLGEEIYNRDAHCATCHQPNGKGLPESGFPPLAGTLWSNGDPERLIKLTLKGLLGPIEVKGKKYPGQVPMTPFESLLNDNEIAAVLTFVRNSYGNEASVISPAQVSRVRNSVKDMRGLYNPADLLKEHPHNK encoded by the coding sequence ATGTTTCCCCATAAATTCATCCGATTTTGTTTATCCGTAATTTGGCCCCTTATCCCTGTCGTTATTGTGCCCAAGGTGGAGGCGGCTCCGGCAAATCTTTCATTAAAGAAAGGCGACCGCATTACGTTGGTAGGCGCGGGTATGGGTTCTCGTATGATTCACTATGGGCATCTTGAAACAGAACTTTATCTGCGGTTCCCTTTAAAAGACTTAACGATCCGGAACTTGTGTGATGAAGGAAATACTCCGGGGTTTCGCCCGCATCCTGGTCGAGGGCAAGGAGGCCAGTATGCCTTCCCGGGGGCACAGGAAATGATCAGCCAAAAACTAAAGGCAAGATCCGGCCCTAACGGCCATTTTGAAACGCCCGACCAATGGCTAACCCGTTTAAAGACTGATGTGATTATTGCCTTCTTTGGTTTTAATTCTTCCTTTGACGGCGCTGGCGAGCTGGGTCGGTTTAAGAAGGAGCTTGATGCATTCTTAAAACACACGCTGGCGCAGAAATACAATGGGAAGAGCGCTCCTCGTCTGGTCTTGGTTTCTCCCACGGCGGTGCAGTCCACCAAGGGGGTTACCGATGGAGTCCAGCAAAACACCAACCTCATTCTTTACACTGAGGCGATGCGTGCGGTGGCCCGCGAAAACAACGTGCTGTTCGTGGATGCCTTTAGTCCGTCCAGCCAATGGTACTCGGCCGGTGAAGCTCACACTGTCGATGGAGCTCTACTAAACGGGTTGGGATATCGCAAACTGGCGAGCCTTCTGGTTAAGGCTCTTTTTCAGGAAGAAAACCCATCAGAAAATCTGCGTTCGGCCGTTCACAAAGCCGTCATGGATAAAAACTTCTATTGGCAAAATGATTTTAAGATCCCCAATGGCGTCCACGTATATGGGCGTCGTTATAATCCCTTTGGCCCAAAGAATTATCCCTTTGAGCTCAAGAAGACTCGCGAGATGACTGAAATTCGCGATCAGGCGATCTGGGCGACGCTTAAAGGGCAGGCTTTTGATGTGAACGCTGCAGATGCCAAGACATCAAAATTACCGGCAGTGCAAAGTAACTACCGTCCGGGAGGCAAAAATGGTAATGTTAACTATAATCCCGGCAAAGTAACTCAAACCAAGATTCAGGTTGCTGAAGGATATAAGATAGAGCTCTTCGCCGATGAAGGGCGATTCCCGGATTTGGCTAACCCCGTACAAATGGCCTTTGATAACAAGGGCCGGCTCTGGGTTGCGACCATGGCCAGTTATCCGCATTACCGAATTGGGGATCCGCGCCCCAAGGATAAGCTGATCATTTTTGAGGATACCAATAATGATGGCAAAGCCGACAAGCAGATTAATTTTGCCGATGATCTGCATATCCCCATCGGTTTTGAAATCTCTCACGACGGAGTTTACGTGTCCCAAAGCGGAAGCCTTGTGCGGTATAAAGACACCAACGGCGACGACCGCTATGATACTCGGGAGGTGGTGCTTTCCGGGTTTGATGATCACGACACCCACCACGCCATCTCAGCGTTCTGCGCCGACCCTTCCGGTGCCTTTATCATGTGTGAAGGCGTGTTTCTTCACAGCAATGTGGAGTCGGTATTTGGTCCGCAACGCGGAACCAATGGCGGATTTTTCCGGTACAGTCCGCAGCGCAAGACAATCATCCGCTACTCTCAGTTCAGTATCCCCAACCCTTGGGGCGTTGCCTTTGACAACTATGGGCAGGATCTTTTCCTTCATACATCAGGCACAAGCTTGTCCTGGATGCTTCCCGGGTCAGTCAAGGCACGGTATGGAGCTAATTTAAAAGCCCCCAATATCATTACTTCAAATAATGTTCGCCCGACCTCCGGTGTGGAATTTGTTTCCAGCCGGCATTTCCCTGAAGAAGTTCAAGGCGACGTTTTAATCAACAACAACATTGGCTTTCTCGGGGCCAAGCAGCACAAGATAATCGATACGGATCCGGGCTTCACAACGGAGTTCCGACACGACCTGTTTGTTTCCAAGGACCTGAACTTTCGCCCCACGGACTTGGAATTCGCTCCGGATGGTTCACTTTACGTGGTCGATTGGCACAATGCATTGATCGGACACATGCAGCATAGTGCGCGGGATCCCAATCGTGACCACGCTCATGGTCGTGTTTACCGTATCACCTACCCATCCCGCCCTTTAGTTAAGCCGGCAAAAATTGCCGGGGCAGCCATCCCCCAGTTACTGGAAAACCTAAAGCTCCACGAGTACCGTTCGCGTTACCGGACGCGAAGGGAGTTGCGCGGCAGAGATGCGGACTCGGTGGTCAAAGCCACGCGTGCCTGGGTAAAGAACTTGCCGAAAGATGCAGATGAACGCCTGAAGCTGGAAGCCCTGTGGGTCACATGGGGTGCCGGGCAAATTGATGTAGCACTCCTAAAACAATTACTTGGCTCTGGAGATCACCGCGTTCGTTCCGCAGCAGTCCGCGTATTGCGCTTCAACCTCAAGCAGGTAAAGAATCACAAGGAACTACTCACCAAGGCGGCAACCGATTCCCACGGTCGGGTACGCATAGAGGCGACGGTTGCCGCATCCTTCCTTGGCAAAAAAGATGGCCTAGAAGTTTTGGCAGCGGCCGAGCCCAAAGGGATTGCTCCCACCTACAAGCAAACTATGGATTTCGCCAAAGGCGTCCTTGAAAACACCCCCGTACCTCCTGCCGTTCATAGGTCACGGCTCCAACCCCCCGCGCATCTCTCCAAGGCGGAGGCAAAACTCTATGTCCTGGGCGAGGAAATTTATAATCGGGATGCCCACTGCGCCACCTGTCACCAACCCAATGGCAAAGGCTTGCCGGAATCGGGATTCCCCCCATTGGCTGGCACATTATGGTCCAATGGAGATCCGGAACGGTTAATTAAACTAACTCTCAAGGGATTACTTGGGCCGATTGAAGTGAAGGGCAAAAAATATCCCGGCCAGGTGCCGATGACCCCCTTTGAATCGCTATTGAATGATAATGAAATCGCTGCCGTGCTTACCTTTGTTCGTAATTCCTATGGGAATGAAGCCTCAGTGATCAGCCCTGCGCAGGTATCTCGTGTACGCAATTCGGTAAAGGATATGAGGGGACTCTATAATCCGGCCGATTTACTGAAGGAACATCCCCACAACAAATAG
- a CDS encoding cysteine--tRNA ligase, which produces MALHLHNTLSRKVNPFEPLNPNGAVGMYCCGPTVHDFAHIGNFRTFVFADLVRRYLEFRGYEVNHVMNITDVEDKIIRRVREQNTTLAEYTTKYQEAFFADLKVLNCTEAHHIPKATDHIPEMIDLISKLMERGIAYQAADQSIYFSIENYQSCGCQYGRLVNLNFDEMRQGERVSDDEYEKESLADFALWKARVPDDGDVYWPSPWGEGRPGWHIECSAMSMKLLGTSFDLHLGGEDLAFPHHEDEIAQSEGAGVQEEGKPFVKHWLHGAHLLVEGKKMSKSLGNFYTLRDLIDKGYDGREVRQLMISAHYRETFNFTMSGLDGARTAMNRIDECVSKLHELAEGATANAAPEVIKKFTTALDDDLNVSSAWGVVFDWVRDCNRRLAENQMDATTAAAELAAWESIDTVLAVGKAEEEAPAELTALLEERAEARTAKDFARADAIRNELAEQGWAIEDTAKGAKLKRAK; this is translated from the coding sequence ATGGCATTGCACTTGCATAATACTCTTTCGCGAAAGGTGAACCCGTTTGAACCGTTGAACCCCAACGGCGCGGTCGGAATGTATTGCTGTGGGCCAACGGTTCATGACTTCGCGCACATTGGGAATTTCCGGACATTTGTGTTTGCCGATCTGGTGAGACGTTACCTCGAATTCCGAGGATACGAAGTGAACCACGTGATGAACATCACGGATGTGGAAGATAAAATCATCCGGCGTGTGCGCGAGCAAAACACCACGCTTGCCGAATACACCACGAAATATCAGGAGGCATTTTTTGCTGACCTCAAAGTGCTTAACTGCACCGAGGCACACCACATTCCAAAGGCGACCGATCACATTCCGGAGATGATCGATCTCATTAGTAAACTCATGGAGCGTGGCATTGCGTATCAAGCGGCGGATCAGTCGATTTATTTTTCCATCGAAAATTATCAGAGTTGCGGCTGCCAATACGGGCGGCTGGTGAATCTCAACTTTGACGAAATGCGGCAAGGCGAGCGCGTGAGCGATGACGAATACGAAAAGGAATCGCTGGCGGACTTCGCCCTATGGAAAGCGCGGGTGCCGGATGATGGCGACGTTTATTGGCCCAGCCCATGGGGCGAAGGCCGTCCGGGATGGCACATTGAGTGCAGCGCGATGAGCATGAAATTGCTCGGCACAAGTTTTGATTTGCACCTCGGCGGCGAGGATTTGGCCTTCCCGCATCACGAGGATGAAATTGCCCAAAGCGAAGGCGCGGGCGTTCAGGAGGAAGGCAAGCCGTTCGTGAAGCATTGGCTGCACGGCGCGCACCTTTTGGTGGAAGGCAAAAAGATGAGCAAAAGCCTCGGCAACTTTTACACGCTGCGCGATCTCATCGATAAAGGCTACGACGGCCGCGAGGTGCGCCAACTAATGATCAGTGCGCACTATCGCGAGACATTCAATTTCACAATGTCCGGCCTCGACGGCGCGCGCACGGCGATGAATCGCATCGACGAATGCGTCAGCAAACTCCATGAGCTGGCTGAGGGTGCTACTGCGAATGCCGCACCGGAAGTCATCAAAAAATTCACCACTGCACTCGACGACGACCTCAATGTTTCCAGCGCGTGGGGCGTGGTGTTCGATTGGGTGCGCGACTGCAACCGCCGCCTTGCCGAAAACCAAATGGACGCCACCACCGCCGCCGCCGAATTGGCCGCGTGGGAAAGCATCGACACCGTCCTCGCTGTGGGCAAAGCCGAAGAGGAAGCACCAGCGGAACTCACCGCCCTGCTCGAAGAACGCGCCGAAGCGCGCACGGCAAAAGATTTCGCACGCGCGGATGCGATTCGTAATGAGTTGGCAGAACAGGGATGGGCAATTGAGGATACGGCAAAGGGAGCGAAACTGAAGCGGGCAAAATGA
- the tmk gene encoding dTMP kinase, translating to MSLFITFEGTEGCGKSTHIHKLTERLQAAGHTVRVVREPGGTESGEQIRKLLKHGPKNLTAEAELLLMNASRAQLVREVIRSALAAGEVVLCDRFYDSTTVYQGAGRGLDAAQVQAIIDFAVGETRPNLTIFLQIPLEISEKRRANRQGTDRFESANREFFQRIEAGYAALAKSEPERIHTINADRPLNAVQADIWTTVSSLLKS from the coding sequence ATGTCTCTTTTCATCACATTCGAAGGCACCGAAGGCTGCGGCAAATCGACGCACATTCACAAGCTCACTGAGCGCTTGCAGGCGGCGGGGCACACGGTGCGCGTCGTGCGCGAGCCGGGCGGTACAGAGAGTGGCGAACAAATCCGTAAACTGCTCAAGCACGGCCCGAAAAATCTCACCGCCGAGGCTGAGCTATTGCTGATGAACGCCAGTCGCGCACAGTTGGTGCGGGAAGTCATCCGCTCCGCATTGGCGGCGGGAGAGGTAGTTTTGTGCGATCGATTTTATGATTCCACCACCGTTTATCAAGGCGCGGGGCGCGGGCTGGATGCGGCGCAGGTGCAGGCGATTATCGATTTTGCCGTGGGCGAAACACGACCGAATTTGACGATTTTTCTGCAAATTCCGCTGGAAATCAGCGAAAAACGCCGCGCCAATCGGCAAGGCACCGATCGGTTTGAGTCCGCAAATCGGGAATTTTTCCAGCGAATCGAGGCCGGTTATGCCGCGCTGGCGAAATCCGAACCGGAGCGCATCCACACTATTAACGCCGATCGACCGCTCAATGCCGTGCAAGCGGACATTTGGACGACGGTTTCCAGTTTACTGAAAAGTTGA
- a CDS encoding 30S ribosomal protein S20, translating into MANQVNIKIKKVKDLKSEERLAWRRDYLSRKTGRKTEHNLRVKENISNLRRTLRQVTANGDQAKATETLQKLQSALDKAAKVGVMHKRTAARRKSRLSKSVAALKTA; encoded by the coding sequence ATGGCTAATCAGGTAAACATTAAAATCAAGAAGGTCAAAGACCTCAAATCCGAGGAACGCCTCGCTTGGCGGCGCGATTATCTTTCACGCAAAACCGGCCGCAAGACCGAGCACAATTTGCGCGTGAAAGAGAACATCTCCAACCTCCGCCGCACGCTGCGTCAAGTGACCGCCAATGGCGACCAAGCCAAGGCAACCGAGACGCTGCAGAAATTGCAGAGCGCGCTGGACAAAGCCGCGAAGGTGGGCGTGATGCACAAGCGCACCGCTGCCCGCCGCAAGAGTCGCCTCAGCAAAAGCGTGGCCGCGCTGAAAACTGCGTAA
- a CDS encoding sulfatase-like hydrolase/transferase — translation MRITLFALTLCALSLTAAARKPNVIIIYTDDQGSVDLNCYGSKDLVTPHMDELAKRGVRFTQFYASAPVCSPSRAGLLTGRYPLRAGMPGNAGSTKGKAGLAASEVTIAETMKADGYRTAHIGKWHLGYTPETMPNNQGFDYSFGHMGGCIDNYSHFFYWQGPNRHDLWRNGKEVFEDGKFFPELMAAEAGKFIQQNQDKPFFMYFALNTPHYPYQGYATWLKQYKNLPSPRNLYAAFLSTQDEAIGQLVGTVDRLGLRKNTIIIFQSDHGHSHEERAHFGGGSSGPYRGAKFSMFEGGLRVPAIISWPGSLPEGAVRNQIAHSCDWLPTIAELTGSKLLQKDIDGKSIVSVIKNDQAKTPHDVLHWQTGRGKQPRWAVRQGDWKLIGNPQDTSNKAPLTAKDQLFLVNLRESVSEMKNLAANHPDITQRLKKLHDDWANNNTK, via the coding sequence ATGCGAATCACTTTGTTTGCCCTGACCCTCTGTGCACTTTCTCTAACAGCTGCTGCGCGTAAACCGAATGTCATCATTATTTATACTGATGATCAGGGATCGGTAGACTTGAATTGCTACGGCTCGAAAGACCTTGTCACGCCGCACATGGATGAGCTGGCTAAGCGCGGTGTGCGTTTTACACAATTTTATGCGTCAGCACCGGTATGCTCCCCTTCACGAGCCGGACTTTTAACGGGCCGTTATCCGTTGCGCGCGGGCATGCCAGGCAATGCCGGCTCTACTAAAGGCAAAGCCGGCCTCGCCGCCAGTGAAGTCACGATCGCTGAGACTATGAAAGCAGACGGTTACAGAACAGCCCACATTGGCAAGTGGCATCTGGGTTACACTCCTGAAACGATGCCAAACAATCAGGGCTTTGATTATTCGTTCGGGCACATGGGTGGCTGCATCGACAATTATTCCCATTTCTTTTATTGGCAAGGCCCTAACCGGCATGATCTCTGGCGTAACGGTAAAGAAGTTTTTGAGGACGGTAAATTCTTTCCCGAACTTATGGCTGCGGAAGCGGGGAAGTTTATCCAGCAAAACCAAGACAAACCTTTCTTTATGTATTTTGCCTTGAATACGCCACATTACCCATATCAGGGATATGCAACATGGCTCAAGCAATACAAAAATCTCCCCTCCCCCCGCAATCTTTACGCCGCGTTTCTATCCACGCAGGATGAGGCGATAGGCCAACTGGTCGGCACGGTGGATCGGCTTGGACTGCGTAAGAATACGATCATTATTTTCCAAAGCGATCATGGCCATAGTCACGAGGAACGCGCTCATTTTGGAGGGGGAAGTTCAGGCCCGTATCGCGGGGCAAAATTTTCCATGTTTGAAGGAGGCTTACGTGTGCCTGCAATCATCAGCTGGCCGGGAAGTTTACCGGAAGGTGCAGTGCGAAATCAGATAGCCCATAGCTGCGACTGGCTACCAACCATTGCTGAGCTTACAGGGTCCAAGCTGTTACAAAAGGATATCGACGGCAAAAGCATTGTGAGTGTAATCAAAAATGATCAAGCCAAGACACCGCATGATGTGTTGCATTGGCAGACAGGACGTGGAAAACAGCCGCGCTGGGCAGTACGTCAGGGTGACTGGAAACTAATCGGCAACCCGCAAGACACTAGCAACAAGGCACCCTTAACGGCAAAAGACCAACTCTTCCTCGTAAATTTAAGGGAAAGTGTGAGCGAGATGAAAAATCTGGCAGCGAATCACCCGGACATTACCCAACGCCTGAAAAAACTTCACGACGACTGGGCGAATAATAACACAAAGTAA
- a CDS encoding dienelactone hydrolase family protein has protein sequence MMKHIFVALLIAASFSLKAAAPLKPAEAAWKNTRDYKIITPKNYDPKKKYPFILSLHGFTSNGRGQAAFFPLADLAEKYGFLYCFPSGLDRSWNATNACCDFRNKHDDSAYLRDLILWARKEYSIDKKKVYVTGLSNGGFMSYRMAQDHADLITAIVPFAGVGFKKWPKQPNNPLSVLHIHGTKDSTIKWKGGSIIARAYPSAEENFENWRRFNKCDKAVDASKEKIDLARRVLGKETTITRFTNKDETVTTELWKVNGGGHVTPPTAEARERIIQWMLAQSK, from the coding sequence ATGATGAAACACATCTTTGTTGCTCTGCTAATTGCCGCCTCTTTTTCTTTGAAGGCGGCAGCCCCCCTCAAGCCCGCTGAAGCAGCTTGGAAGAATACGCGCGATTACAAAATCATCACGCCCAAGAATTACGATCCGAAGAAAAAATATCCCTTCATCCTGTCGCTACACGGATTCACCTCTAACGGTCGTGGTCAGGCGGCATTTTTCCCACTGGCAGACTTGGCGGAGAAATACGGGTTTCTTTATTGCTTTCCCAGCGGGTTAGACCGCAGTTGGAATGCGACCAATGCCTGTTGTGACTTTAGGAATAAACATGACGATTCAGCCTATCTGCGTGACCTGATCCTATGGGCCCGGAAAGAATACAGTATTGATAAGAAGAAAGTGTATGTGACGGGTTTATCCAATGGCGGGTTTATGAGCTACCGAATGGCTCAGGATCATGCAGATCTGATTACCGCGATTGTTCCTTTCGCCGGGGTAGGCTTCAAAAAATGGCCAAAGCAACCGAACAATCCGTTGAGCGTGTTGCATATTCATGGAACAAAAGACAGCACGATCAAGTGGAAAGGCGGAAGTATAATTGCTCGTGCCTACCCCTCTGCGGAAGAGAATTTTGAGAATTGGCGCCGGTTCAACAAATGTGACAAGGCTGTGGACGCCAGTAAGGAAAAGATTGATTTGGCAAGGCGGGTACTTGGAAAAGAGACGACCATAACGCGGTTTACCAACAAGGATGAGACTGTAACCACTGAGCTTTGGAAGGTGAATGGGGGGGGGCATGTGACCCCACCAACTGCCGAAGCGCGTGAACGCATTATCCAGTGGATGCTGGCACAGTCGAAGTAG
- a CDS encoding zinc-binding alcohol dehydrogenase family protein, which translates to MKAIILEKPEQFTTAIIDEPELPRSCEALVEVSRVGICGTDVSGYLGKMPFYTYPVIPGHELGVTVLAVGEGVHNVQEGDHCAVEPYMNCGECFACRKGATNCCESLEVIGVHKNGGMCERFILPARKLHPSKKMTMDQLALVETLAIGCNCVNRAASSKGDKVLVIGAGPIGMAVIEFLKVAQTEITVMDMNETRLQFCKGKLGVDHTVIFKNDGTEVERLREVNGGELPTTVIDATGSHVSMSNAFQFCAFTGQVLYVGITTQELSFKHVTIHRPEITIKASRNALPGDFQRIIGLIEEGVIDTDPWLSHQASYDDFIGEFPNWLKPETGVIKAVLHMN; encoded by the coding sequence ATGAAAGCAATTATTCTTGAAAAGCCTGAGCAATTCACCACTGCAATTATTGATGAACCGGAATTGCCGCGCTCGTGCGAGGCGTTGGTGGAGGTGTCCCGGGTGGGGATTTGTGGTACGGATGTGTCGGGGTACCTTGGAAAGATGCCGTTTTATACGTATCCGGTGATTCCCGGACATGAGTTGGGGGTGACGGTGTTGGCGGTGGGAGAAGGAGTGCACAATGTGCAGGAGGGCGATCACTGCGCGGTGGAGCCTTATATGAATTGTGGCGAGTGTTTTGCCTGTCGCAAGGGCGCGACGAATTGTTGTGAATCGTTGGAAGTCATTGGCGTGCATAAGAATGGCGGGATGTGTGAGCGGTTTATTTTGCCGGCGCGGAAATTGCATCCATCAAAAAAAATGACGATGGATCAGTTGGCGCTGGTGGAAACGCTGGCGATTGGTTGCAACTGTGTAAATCGTGCGGCTTCCAGCAAAGGCGACAAAGTTTTGGTGATTGGCGCGGGGCCAATTGGAATGGCGGTGATTGAGTTTTTGAAAGTGGCCCAAACCGAAATCACAGTAATGGATATGAACGAAACGCGTCTGCAGTTTTGCAAGGGCAAGCTCGGCGTGGATCACACGGTGATTTTCAAAAATGATGGCACCGAGGTCGAGCGATTACGGGAAGTGAACGGCGGGGAGTTGCCGACCACGGTCATCGACGCCACGGGCAGTCACGTCTCGATGTCCAACGCATTTCAATTTTGCGCGTTCACGGGGCAGGTGTTGTACGTGGGCATCACCACGCAGGAGTTGAGTTTCAAACATGTGACCATTCACCGGCCTGAAATCACTATCAAAGCATCGCGCAATGCGTTGCCAGGCGATTTCCAGCGCATCATCGGCCTCATCGAAGAGGGCGTCATAGACACCGATCCATGGCTCTCGCATCAAGCCAGTTACGACGATTTCATCGGTGAGTTCCCCAACTGGCTTAAGCCGGAAACAGGGGTGATCAAGGCCGTGCTGCATATGAATTAA
- a CDS encoding aldo/keto reductase codes for MKRRKLGNTDLELPVISYGASSLGQEFRRVTIEEALRSCRVALDLGMNFIDTSPFYGRGMSEVLLGQVLRDLPREEFILGTKLGRYDLAHFDFSAKRVVESIDVSLHRMGIDHLDIILCHDIEFVDLQQIVDETIPAIQKVRDAGKVRYIGFSGYPMKIFPFILDQIDVDVVLSYNNYHLQNTRFAEHFDYLKQKKVGIMNAGPFCARLLTNATLPAWHKEPEEVRAACKQAADHCASKGVDIAQLAVQFCVANKNITTTIAGSANPDNVRNWAKWAASPMDEELLTEVLAIIEPVKDIGHIEGLPNNN; via the coding sequence ATGAAGCGCCGCAAGCTGGGCAACACGGATCTTGAATTGCCGGTCATCTCGTATGGCGCGTCGTCATTGGGGCAGGAGTTTCGGCGGGTGACGATTGAAGAGGCATTGCGGTCTTGTCGCGTAGCGCTGGATTTGGGGATGAACTTCATTGACACCTCGCCGTTTTACGGGCGCGGTATGAGTGAGGTGTTGCTTGGGCAGGTGTTGCGTGATTTGCCGCGTGAAGAGTTTATACTCGGCACAAAGCTGGGCCGGTACGATTTGGCGCATTTCGATTTCTCCGCCAAGCGCGTGGTGGAAAGTATTGACGTTAGTCTTCACCGTATGGGAATTGATCATCTCGACATCATTCTTTGCCACGACATTGAATTTGTGGACTTGCAACAGATCGTCGACGAAACCATTCCCGCGATTCAAAAAGTCCGCGATGCGGGCAAGGTGCGCTACATTGGCTTCTCCGGGTATCCAATGAAAATTTTCCCGTTCATCCTCGACCAAATCGATGTGGACGTGGTGCTCTCTTATAATAATTATCATTTGCAAAACACCCGCTTCGCCGAGCACTTCGATTATCTCAAACAAAAGAAAGTCGGCATCATGAACGCCGGCCCTTTTTGCGCGCGGCTGCTCACGAATGCGACCTTGCCCGCGTGGCACAAAGAGCCGGAAGAAGTCCGTGCCGCCTGCAAACAGGCTGCCGACCACTGCGCCAGCAAAGGCGTGGATATCGCGCAGCTCGCCGTCCAATTCTGCGTGGCCAACAAAAACATCACCACCACCATCGCCGGCAGCGCCAACCCCGATAACGTTCGTAACTGGGCCAAATGGGCGGCGTCTCCGATGGATGAAGAGCTGCTCACCGAAGTGCTGGCCATTATTGAACCAGTCAAAGACATTGGGCACATTGAGGGCTTGCCGAACAATAACTAG
- a CDS encoding sugar phosphate isomerase/epimerase: MIKSAVTISLVKEAEGGPFIFWHDLAAGCAKAAELGYDAVEVFAPNADAIPVDELRALTAQHNLNVAAVGTGGGWVIHKWHLCQPDAASRDNAKNFICAIIDAGAKLGAPAIIGSMQGRFEGDVSKVQAHDFLRTALNELGEHAKAAGVPLIYEPLNRYESNLLNRAEDTVDFLGTLDTDNIVILADLFHMNIEEINIADALRTYGKHIGHVHFVDSNRRPAGCAHMDYAPIAAALKEIGYDQYASAEAFPWPNSDEAAKATLDAFKKHLA; this comes from the coding sequence ATGATCAAATCCGCAGTCACCATCTCACTCGTCAAGGAAGCCGAAGGCGGCCCGTTCATTTTCTGGCACGATCTCGCCGCCGGTTGCGCCAAAGCCGCTGAGTTGGGCTACGATGCCGTCGAGGTATTCGCGCCCAATGCCGATGCGATTCCCGTCGATGAACTCCGCGCGCTCACCGCGCAGCATAATCTCAACGTCGCCGCCGTGGGCACGGGCGGCGGATGGGTCATCCACAAATGGCACCTTTGTCAGCCGGACGCCGCCTCGCGCGACAACGCCAAAAATTTCATCTGCGCCATCATCGACGCCGGGGCAAAGCTCGGCGCGCCCGCCATCATCGGTTCAATGCAAGGCCGCTTCGAAGGTGACGTGAGCAAAGTGCAAGCGCACGATTTTCTGCGCACTGCACTCAACGAACTCGGCGAACACGCCAAAGCCGCGGGCGTGCCTTTAATTTACGAACCGCTCAACCGCTATGAAAGTAATCTGCTCAATCGCGCCGAAGACACCGTGGATTTTCTCGGCACACTCGACACCGACAACATCGTCATCCTCGCCGATCTCTTCCACATGAATATCGAGGAAATCAACATCGCCGACGCGTTGCGCACTTATGGCAAACACATCGGTCACGTACATTTTGTGGACAGTAACCGCCGCCCCGCCGGGTGCGCTCACATGGACTATGCGCCAATCGCTGCTGCTTTGAAAGAAATCGGCTACGATCAGTACGCCTCCGCCGAGGCCTTCCCGTGGCCGAATTCCGATGAAGCGGCCAAGGCCACCCTCGACGCTTTTAAAAAACACCTCGCCTGA